From Gloeocapsopsis sp. IPPAS B-1203, one genomic window encodes:
- a CDS encoding TIGR02587 family membrane protein, whose protein sequence is MNDQSQQQRSLVRSLQEYLRGIAGGLLFSLPLLYTMEVWWAGFITHPLRLLIYVLATFSLLLGYNRYGGLRRSASPLEVAIDSVEEMGLGLIIAAIFLWLLGRITAEMTLNEIAGKIIIEAMTVAIGVSVGTAQLGGGEGGQQTDSGMKSNSSLDDPDPTPFLTKSNGDFGGQLTIALCGAVLFAANVAPTEEIIQLAVESNSWRLVGFALVSMLMGAMILFYSNFTGTQRFSKKRGIVNVIYGTVVTYAIALVASAAILWFFGRFDNMSLMTCLAQTVVLGLAATLGASAGRLLLQ, encoded by the coding sequence ATGAACGATCAAAGTCAGCAGCAACGATCGCTTGTGCGATCGCTCCAAGAATACCTGCGGGGAATTGCCGGAGGGTTACTATTTAGCTTACCCTTGCTTTACACAATGGAAGTTTGGTGGGCTGGATTTATTACCCATCCTTTGCGCCTACTGATATACGTTCTTGCCACTTTTAGCTTGTTGCTTGGTTACAACCGTTACGGCGGTTTACGTCGTTCAGCGAGTCCATTGGAAGTTGCTATTGATTCGGTTGAAGAAATGGGGCTAGGATTAATCATTGCTGCGATATTTCTCTGGCTTTTGGGGCGAATCACGGCAGAAATGACTCTTAATGAAATCGCTGGCAAAATTATCATCGAAGCCATGACAGTTGCAATTGGTGTATCTGTTGGTACGGCACAGCTAGGTGGAGGTGAAGGCGGACAGCAAACAGATAGTGGCATGAAAAGCAATTCATCGCTAGACGATCCTGATCCCACACCTTTTTTGACAAAAAGCAATGGTGACTTCGGCGGACAGTTAACAATCGCTTTATGTGGTGCAGTGTTATTTGCTGCTAATGTTGCCCCTACAGAAGAAATTATTCAGCTCGCAGTAGAAAGTAATTCATGGCGGCTTGTAGGTTTTGCCCTTGTCTCAATGCTCATGGGGGCAATGATTCTGTTTTATAGTAACTTCACTGGCACACAGCGATTCTCTAAAAAACGCGGCATCGTCAACGTGATTTATGGCACAGTTGTTACTTATGCGATCGCTTTAGTTGCTTCCGCCGCAATTTTATGGTTTTTTGGGCGCTTTGATAATATGTCCTTGATGACTTGCTTAGCACAAACCGTTGTTTTAGGACTTGCTGCAACTTTAGGCGCTTCAGCAGGAAGACTTCTACTGCAATGA
- a CDS encoding cob(I)yrinic acid a,c-diamide adenosyltransferase, whose amino-acid sequence MTRNGIGIRTAQLRSHRVVGQIHVYDGAGKGKSQAALGVVLRSIGLGINTRSATRVLLLRFLKGPGRAYDEDGAIEALQQGFPHLIDQVRTGRAEFFSADEVTRFDRQEARRGWDVAKGAIASGLYSVVVLDELNPVLDLGLLPVEEVVQTLKSKPEEVEIIATGRGAPQQLLDIADLHSEMKPHHHATAAEKGISGIEIYTGAGKGKSTSALGKALQAIGRGISQDKSHRVLIMQWLKGGSGYTEDAAIAALQQSYPALVDHQRCGRDAIVWRSQQQELDYVEAERGWEIARTAIASGLYKTIILDELNPTVDLELLPIEPIVQALLRKPRDTEVIITGRCHNPPAYFDLASIHSEVFCHKHYANQGVELKQGVDF is encoded by the coding sequence ATGACAAGGAACGGCATTGGTATTCGCACAGCGCAACTACGTTCTCACCGAGTTGTCGGACAAATTCACGTTTACGATGGTGCCGGAAAAGGTAAGTCTCAAGCAGCTTTAGGCGTTGTTTTACGCTCCATTGGATTGGGAATTAATACTCGTAGCGCTACCCGCGTTTTGTTACTGCGGTTTCTTAAAGGACCAGGACGTGCTTATGATGAGGATGGCGCGATTGAAGCATTGCAACAAGGTTTTCCGCATCTCATCGATCAGGTACGCACTGGAAGAGCAGAGTTTTTTAGTGCTGATGAAGTGACTCGTTTTGATCGTCAAGAAGCACGGCGCGGTTGGGATGTTGCTAAAGGCGCGATCGCTTCTGGCTTATATTCAGTTGTCGTGTTAGATGAACTGAATCCTGTGTTGGATTTAGGATTACTTCCCGTTGAAGAAGTTGTTCAAACACTCAAATCAAAGCCAGAGGAAGTCGAAATTATTGCGACAGGAAGAGGTGCGCCACAACAACTGCTAGATATAGCCGATTTACACTCGGAAATGAAACCTCACCACCATGCGACAGCCGCCGAAAAAGGAATTTCTGGAATTGAAATCTACACAGGTGCTGGTAAAGGTAAATCCACCAGTGCATTGGGTAAAGCCTTACAAGCGATTGGGAGAGGAATTAGTCAAGACAAATCACACCGCGTTTTGATTATGCAATGGCTCAAAGGTGGCAGTGGTTACACTGAAGACGCCGCGATCGCAGCTTTACAACAGTCATATCCTGCCTTAGTCGATCATCAACGTTGTGGGCGCGATGCCATTGTTTGGCGCAGTCAACAGCAAGAATTAGATTATGTAGAAGCAGAACGCGGTTGGGAAATTGCCCGTACAGCGATCGCCTCTGGTTTGTATAAAACTATCATCCTCGATGAACTCAATCCTACAGTTGATCTAGAGCTATTACCCATAGAACCGATTGTCCAAGCACTACTGCGCAAACCCCGCGACACTGAAGTTATCATTACAGGGCGCTGCCACAATCCACCAGCCTATTTTGATTTAGCTAGCATTCATTCTGAAGTATTCTGCCACAAACACTACGCAAACCAAGGAGTTGAATTAAAGCAAGGCGTAGATTTTTAG